GAACTCGTCGGTCACCTGGAGGACGCGCTGAACGGGGCCGAGGCGACGTTCGAACGGGGACACGAGGGGACCCGATACCGTGTCCAGATCGTCCCCGTCCGGATCGACGACGGGGCAACCGCCTACGCGATGGCGGTGGTCCAGAACGTCATCGCGTAGCCACGGCGCTGACAGACACTCGAGCGCCGGAACGAACAGCTCGAGGCGTTCATCGACACCGTCTCCAACGACTTACGGAGTCCACTCGGCGTGGCCGCCGGCCACCTCGGGTCGGCCGCGGAGCCGGCCGCGGGATCGCACGTCGAGACGGCGAGCGACGCCATCGAGCGGAGCCGGCCGCCGATCGATTACCTCCCGATACTTATAAATAAAAGAATGTACGCGTGACGCAGAAAAGTCGCGCCGTTCGGCGGAGCGACCGGCGGATCTCTCGTGCGTCCGTTTCATACGGTTCGCCGAGGACGTACCGACCCGACACCCGCCGTTTTTCCGTACTGTGCTCCCGGCGCGTCTCCCCCGTTGCCGAAACAGTCGGAAAAAATATCTTTTGTGCAAATACTAAAAAATATATACATAGAACCGCTCCGATCCTCACGACGTTCGTCGTCCGAGACGGGGCGATGGCGTCGGTGGGCGTCTCTTCCTCGGCGCGGACGCTCGAGCGAAGACACCGCGTCCGGGGGCCGTGTTTCCCGCTCTCCCGTCGGAGGCACAGCGGGCACGTACGCCGTCGATACCGGACCGAACGGTACGATCGTAATCCGATCGTTCTGGGATATGCCGTAATAACTACCCCGTCATCGTCGAACCGAACCACAGCTTTTTGAACGACATCTGCTCCGGACCGTGTCTCGCCCCCGACTATCCCTCGGGAGGACGAACGTCCACACACGGTATCTCGTGCCCGCCTGTTAGGAAATATGTAATCAAATTATATATGTAAACGACTAGTAAACAGACTCGAATAGCCGAGCGTCACCGCATATAAAATAAGGTAAAATAAACGCAGGCGCTCGGCGTACTGCCCTCCGTCCGAACACACTCAGTCCGTCTCGCGGCTGTAGGATTCCAACAGCGCGGACGGAACCGCTAGCTGATTGCTCTCTGTTCTGATGACCGCATACGAGAGGACAACGATGGTCGCCACGTAGGGGTACGTCGACATGATCTGTGCGTTCATCGCGAACTCGAGAGCAGCGTTGATTGGACCCGCGACGGGCGTGTCGGCCCCGACGGATACCGACAGCGCTTGCGATCGCAACTGGAGGGCATCGAGTATGCCGAACAGATACGCCCCGGCGAGCATCCGTGTGGGCCGCCACTGGGCGAAAATAACGAGCGCAACGGCGATCCAGCCGCGGCCGGCGGTCATGCCGGGCACCCAAAGCTGTGAGAACGCGAGCGAGAGATGTGCGCCGGCGGCACCGGCAAACCCACCGCCGATCACTACGGCCAGATAGCGCAGCTTGAACACTGAAACACCCATGGTGTCCGCCATCTCAGGATCCTCGCCGACCGAGACGAGTTCCATCCCGAGGTTCGACCGGTTGAGAAGATACCACACGGCCGGGACGAGCGCGAGCGCGATGTAGTCCGTCGGCGTGTTACTGAACAGCGCCTCGCCGACCACCGGGATCTGAATCAGATACTGGCCGACGACCGGTACAGTGACTTCCGAAAAGCCGTCGATGCTTCGGTCTACCCACCCGGCGCCATAAAACGTCGTCAGCCCCGTTCCGAGTAGGGTCAACATAACGCCGCTTATAACCTGATTCGCCTTCAGTGTGACACAGAGAAAGGCGTGAATACCGGCTAGAAGCATTCCGGCGCCGATACCGACACAG
The genomic region above belongs to Natronomonas moolapensis 8.8.11 and contains:
- a CDS encoding ABC transporter permease, with product MAGFVAGLLGATVSVATVFIFAGLGELITERAGVLNLGVEGMMLGGALGGFVTTVLTGSPWLGFCVGIGAGMLLAGIHAFLCVTLKANQVISGVMLTLLGTGLTTFYGAGWVDRSIDGFSEVTVPVVGQYLIQIPVVGEALFSNTPTDYIALALVPAVWYLLNRSNLGMELVSVGEDPEMADTMGVSVFKLRYLAVVIGGGFAGAAGAHLSLAFSQLWVPGMTAGRGWIAVALVIFAQWRPTRMLAGAYLFGILDALQLRSQALSVSVGADTPVAGPINAALEFAMNAQIMSTYPYVATIVVLSYAVIRTESNQLAVPSALLESYSRETD